The following proteins are encoded in a genomic region of Candidatus Zixiibacteriota bacterium:
- a CDS encoding SDR family oxidoreductase codes for MLITDGKTLITGATGSLGKQLVHDFVQRGVQPIAQVRESSDTAYLDRVGLEKRKCDLNTAPSFQELLRGIDAVIHTAAWVNFRQDRPTQFAALNTVAAVKLFQAAAEAGVKRFVQVSTIAAVGARARRNNKTSKALSESDLINEEHDFNLAHLRIPYILSKHSAEDQLQKLASNSSTELVMVNPSVIIAPSRTGDDRGKARKSFKWLLAPDLPNRINLVDIRDVVPGVIGALEKGRPGERYILAGDNITVRALLLDISSILGVAPHLVRLPRTLLNVASRGAVTWSKLTGKGKVSFYPDLVRLLEYDWAYSSMKARRELGFTNRSIERSLEDLLTNNMTGTYLKP; via the coding sequence GTGTTGATAACAGACGGAAAAACTCTAATAACCGGTGCTACCGGATCGTTGGGCAAGCAGCTCGTTCATGATTTCGTCCAGCGCGGTGTACAGCCGATTGCCCAGGTGCGGGAAAGTTCGGATACGGCCTATCTGGACAGGGTCGGGCTGGAAAAGCGAAAGTGCGATCTCAACACGGCGCCTTCGTTCCAAGAACTGCTGCGAGGTATCGATGCTGTGATTCATACCGCGGCATGGGTGAATTTTCGTCAGGACAGGCCGACGCAATTCGCCGCGCTCAACACCGTGGCGGCGGTGAAGCTGTTTCAGGCGGCGGCCGAGGCCGGTGTGAAGAGATTCGTTCAGGTGTCCACTATTGCGGCCGTTGGGGCCCGCGCACGGCGAAACAACAAGACATCAAAGGCTCTTAGTGAGTCCGACCTTATCAACGAAGAGCACGATTTTAACCTCGCCCATCTGCGCATCCCGTATATTTTGAGCAAGCATTCTGCTGAGGATCAACTGCAGAAACTGGCCTCAAACTCATCAACCGAACTGGTAATGGTCAACCCGTCTGTTATAATAGCGCCCTCACGGACCGGCGATGACAGGGGGAAAGCGCGCAAGAGTTTCAAATGGCTCCTGGCGCCCGATCTGCCCAACCGGATCAACCTGGTCGATATTCGCGATGTCGTGCCCGGCGTGATCGGCGCTCTGGAAAAAGGACGACCGGGGGAGCGCTACATTCTGGCCGGTGACAATATTACCGTGCGCGCCCTGTTGTTGGATATATCATCGATTCTGGGCGTGGCGCCACACCTGGTCAGACTCCCGCGCACCCTTCTGAATGTCGCATCGCGTGGCGCTGTGACCTGGTCGAAACTGACCGGAAAAGGAAAAGTATCCTTCTACCCCGACCTGGTCAGATTGCTTGAATACGACTGGGCTTATTCATCCATGAAGGCGAGGCGTGAGTTGGGCTTCACCAATCGTTCGATTGAGAGAAGTCTTGAGGACCTGCTCACAAACAACATGACCGGCACCTACCTTAAGCCGTGA
- a CDS encoding carbamoyltransferase — protein sequence MRILGISCFYHDSAAALVIDGKLVAAVAEERISRIKHDQELPVQAVTFCLEKTGLKINDLDYIVFYDKPLTKFDRILTGYMAMPGRSYRAFLKAMPVWLRRKLWTDMVIHKDLGFDGEILYTSHHLSHAAGAFFSSPFERSAILTVDGVGEWANASYGIGENNRVRLLAEMHYPHSVGLLYSAITYYLGFQVNSAEYKVMGLAPYGRPRFAEVIENELVTIHDDGSIHLNMDYFAFHYGSTMTGRKLEALFGQPRRTPESALAPFHNDVAASIQAVLEKIVLRMARHVRKETGCEHLCMSGGVALNCKANGLLLKERIFDKIYVQPASGDSGGAIGAALYAHYKISGDDKQPQREFGIGPEFTDDEIGDFLNKNDIPFLDLELKARQERLAECIANGHIVAIYQGAMEFGPRALGFRSILADPRDDLMKEKINAAVKYREKFRPFAPVVLEEYASEYFECHEPSPYMLFNFQVEQSKQAVIPAVTHVDGSSRIQTVSRDDNPMYYDIIEAFRKITGLPVLLNTSFNLRGHPIVHTPEQAFATFCSGGIDFLLMGRYLLDKRQLPTETVDRFVFEKSAD from the coding sequence ATGCGCATACTTGGGATTTCATGTTTTTATCACGACTCAGCCGCCGCTTTGGTGATCGACGGCAAGCTGGTTGCGGCTGTTGCAGAAGAACGGATTTCGCGCATTAAGCACGATCAGGAACTGCCGGTGCAGGCGGTGACTTTCTGCCTTGAGAAGACCGGGCTTAAGATCAACGATCTCGACTACATCGTGTTCTATGACAAACCGCTGACCAAATTCGACCGCATCCTGACCGGCTATATGGCCATGCCGGGGCGATCCTACCGCGCCTTTCTCAAAGCGATGCCGGTGTGGCTGCGCCGAAAACTCTGGACCGACATGGTGATTCACAAAGACCTTGGTTTCGACGGCGAGATTTTGTATACCAGCCATCACCTTTCGCACGCCGCCGGCGCCTTTTTTAGTTCGCCCTTCGAACGATCCGCGATTCTGACCGTTGACGGCGTAGGTGAATGGGCTAACGCTTCTTATGGAATCGGCGAAAACAATCGGGTGCGTCTGCTGGCCGAGATGCACTATCCCCACTCGGTCGGGCTTTTGTACTCGGCTATCACCTATTACCTCGGCTTTCAGGTAAACTCGGCCGAGTACAAAGTGATGGGGCTGGCCCCTTACGGCCGCCCTCGGTTTGCCGAGGTGATCGAGAATGAACTGGTGACAATCCACGACGATGGTTCTATCCACCTGAACATGGACTACTTCGCATTTCACTATGGCAGCACCATGACCGGCCGCAAACTGGAGGCGCTGTTCGGGCAGCCCAGACGCACACCAGAGAGTGCATTAGCACCGTTTCATAACGATGTAGCTGCATCGATTCAGGCGGTTCTCGAAAAGATCGTGCTCAGAATGGCCCGCCATGTACGCAAGGAAACCGGCTGCGAACACCTCTGTATGTCGGGCGGGGTCGCCCTCAACTGCAAAGCCAACGGACTGTTGCTAAAAGAGCGCATTTTTGACAAAATCTATGTTCAGCCCGCCTCCGGTGATTCAGGCGGCGCGATCGGCGCGGCGTTGTATGCACACTACAAAATCTCAGGCGACGACAAACAGCCCCAGCGAGAGTTTGGAATTGGACCTGAGTTTACCGATGACGAGATCGGTGACTTCCTAAACAAAAATGACATCCCGTTTCTCGATCTTGAGCTTAAGGCAAGACAAGAGCGGCTGGCCGAGTGTATCGCCAATGGCCACATTGTAGCCATCTACCAGGGCGCGATGGAATTCGGACCCCGAGCGCTGGGCTTTCGGTCGATCCTGGCCGACCCGCGTGACGATTTGATGAAGGAGAAAATCAATGCTGCCGTTAAGTACCGTGAAAAATTCCGTCCTTTCGCACCCGTGGTGCTAGAAGAATATGCTTCGGAATATTTTGAGTGTCATGAACCATCGCCGTACATGTTGTTCAACTTCCAGGTTGAGCAATCCAAACAAGCCGTAATCCCGGCTGTTACCCATGTCGATGGATCTTCACGGATTCAGACGGTGTCACGCGACGACAATCCGATGTACTATGACATAATCGAAGCCTTCCGGAAGATCACGGGCCTGCCGGTACTGCTGAACACATCGTTCAACCTGCGCGGCCATCCAATTGTCCATACGCCCGAGCAGGCCTTCGCTACTTTCTGTTCCGGCGGTATTGACTTTTTGCTGATGGGCCGATATCTATTGGATAAGCGACAACTGCCGACCGAGACGGTTGATCGGTTCGTTTTCGAAAAAAGTGCCGACTGA
- a CDS encoding DUF5989 family protein — protein sequence MFRRLRIFSEFLYFLKTSKKWWLGPILVFLLLLSLLVVFTESSALAPFIYSLF from the coding sequence ATGTTTCGACGACTGCGAATATTTTCAGAGTTTCTTTACTTTTTGAAGACTTCCAAGAAATGGTGGCTCGGCCCCATACTTGTATTTCTGCTTTTGCTGTCCCTGTTGGTCGTATTCACCGAGTCCTCCGCCCTTGCGCCGTTCATTTATTCGCTGTTCTAA